A window of Silurus meridionalis isolate SWU-2019-XX chromosome 28, ASM1480568v1, whole genome shotgun sequence contains these coding sequences:
- the si:dkey-162b23.4 gene encoding sodium/hydrogen exchanger 9B2 isoform X1: MDHTVSRPGASQEEDEGLAVGNHTEVQCCGNQALLRMDMKDTETEEETELQRAVHSIDAATNTEPKRRCCGWVRRRCPCPPRGLLATFITRVSMATVLFGVVWSITQDECLPGGNLFGIISIFICALSGGKLVGLVRLPRLPPLPPLLGMLLAGVLLRNIPVVTEAVYIDFRWSASLRNMALAVILTRAGLGLDASALKKLKAVCVRVAVGPCLIETSTVALLSHFLMGLPWIWGFILGFVLGAVSPAVVVPSMLLLQKDGYGAEQGVPTLLMAAGSFDDVLAITGFTTCLGIAFATGSTWFNILRGFLEVLGGVVVGVALGFFLRYFPSEDQKALVLKRSFLLLGFAVFAVFGSNMAGFPGSGGLCTLVLSFLAGTGWDKNKAPVEKVVEKVWDVFQPLLFGLIGAEIRISALEPITVALGLAALSIALTVRIFFTFLMALCAGFNFKEKIFIALAWMPKATVQAAIGSTALDMARVKQDQELQSFGMDVLSVAVLSILITAPLGALLIGLCGPRLLRRPKNPEWAVSQGTLSPSDARVTYESAI, translated from the exons ATGGATCACACCGTGTCTCGACCCGGGGCGTCCCAGGAGGAAGACGAGGGTCTCGCGGTGGGAAACCATACTgaggtacag TGTTGTGGTAATCAGGCGTTGTTGAGAATGGACATGAAGGACACGGAGACGGAGGAGGAGACGGAGCTGCAGAGAGCCGTACACTCGATAGACGCCGCCACCAACACGGAGCCGAAGCGCCGATGCTGCGGGTGGGTGAGGAGAAGGTGCCCGTGTCCCCCCAGGGGCCTGCTGGCAACGTTCATCACCAGAG TATCCATGGCTACGGTGTTATTCGGAGTGGTTTGGTCCATCACGCAGGACGAGTGTCTCCCTGGAGGAAACCTGTTCGGCATCATCTCCATCTTTATCTGTGCACTGAGTGGAGGAAAGCTGGTGGGGCTCGTCCGTCTGCCCCGCCTCCCACCCCTCCCTCCTCTCCTGG gtatGTTGTTAGCGGGGGTCCTCCTCAGAAACATCCCCGTGGTGACGGAGGCCGTGTACATCGACTTCAGATGGTCCGCTTCCCTCAGAAACATGGCCCTGGCCGTCATTCTGACCCGAGCCGGCCTGGGATTGGACGCCTCG GCGCTGAAGAAGCTGAAGGCGGTGTGTGTTCGCGTGGCCGTGGGTCCGTGTCTGATCGAGACCTCCACCGTGGCTCTGCTGTCTCACTTCCTCATGGGGCTTCCCTGGATCTGGGGCTTCATACTGGG GTTCGTCCTGGGCGCCGTGTCCCCCGCCGTGGTGGTCCCCTCCatgctgctgctgcagaagGACGGTTACGGGGCGGAGCAGGGCGTCCCCACGCTGTTAATGGCTGCCGGGAGCTTCGACGACGTTCTCGCCATCACAGGCTTCACCACCTGCCTCGGGATCGCCTTCGCCACCG GCTCCACCTGGTTCAACATCCTCCGAGGGTTTCTAGAGGTTTTAGGAGGCGTGGTAGTGGGCGTGGCTCTCGGCTTCTTCCTCCGTTACTTTCCCAGTGAAGACCAG aaaGCTCTGGTGCTGAAGCGCTCCTTCCTGCTGCTCGGGTTCGCCGTGTTCGCCGTGTTCGGGTCCAACATGGCCGGATTCCCCGGTTCTGGAGGACTCTGTACACTCGTCCTCTCCTTCCTCGCCGGAACCGGCTGGGACAAGAACAAG GCTCCTGTAGAGAAGGTTGTAGAGAAGGTGTGGGACGTGTTTCAGCCTCTGTTGTTTGGTCTGATTGGAGCTGAAATCCGCATCAGTGCTCTAGAACCCATTACTGTGg cCCTGGGTCTCGCCGCTCTCAGCATCGCCCTGACTGTGAGGAtcttcttcaccttcctcaTGGCGCTCTGCGCTGGCTTTAACTTTAAAGAGAAGATCTTCATCGCTCTGGCCTGGATGCCCAAAGCCACAGTTCAG GCCGCGATTGGCTCCACGGCTCTGGACATGGCACGTGTGAAGCAGGACCAGGAGCTTCAGAGTTTTGGTATGGACGTGCTGAGCGTGGCCGTGctctccatcctcatcactgctCCACTCGGAGCTCTGCTCATCGGCCTGTGTGGACCACGCCTCCTCAGGAGACCCAAGAACCCAGAGTGGG CTGTAAGTCAGGGTACTCTGTCACCATCAGATGCTCGGGTCACTTACGAGAGTGCAATCTGA
- the si:dkey-162b23.4 gene encoding sodium/hydrogen exchanger 9B2 isoform X2 — MDHTVSRPGASQEEDEGLAVGNHTECCGNQALLRMDMKDTETEEETELQRAVHSIDAATNTEPKRRCCGWVRRRCPCPPRGLLATFITRVSMATVLFGVVWSITQDECLPGGNLFGIISIFICALSGGKLVGLVRLPRLPPLPPLLGMLLAGVLLRNIPVVTEAVYIDFRWSASLRNMALAVILTRAGLGLDASALKKLKAVCVRVAVGPCLIETSTVALLSHFLMGLPWIWGFILGFVLGAVSPAVVVPSMLLLQKDGYGAEQGVPTLLMAAGSFDDVLAITGFTTCLGIAFATGSTWFNILRGFLEVLGGVVVGVALGFFLRYFPSEDQKALVLKRSFLLLGFAVFAVFGSNMAGFPGSGGLCTLVLSFLAGTGWDKNKAPVEKVVEKVWDVFQPLLFGLIGAEIRISALEPITVALGLAALSIALTVRIFFTFLMALCAGFNFKEKIFIALAWMPKATVQAAIGSTALDMARVKQDQELQSFGMDVLSVAVLSILITAPLGALLIGLCGPRLLRRPKNPEWAVSQGTLSPSDARVTYESAI; from the exons ATGGATCACACCGTGTCTCGACCCGGGGCGTCCCAGGAGGAAGACGAGGGTCTCGCGGTGGGAAACCATACTgag TGTTGTGGTAATCAGGCGTTGTTGAGAATGGACATGAAGGACACGGAGACGGAGGAGGAGACGGAGCTGCAGAGAGCCGTACACTCGATAGACGCCGCCACCAACACGGAGCCGAAGCGCCGATGCTGCGGGTGGGTGAGGAGAAGGTGCCCGTGTCCCCCCAGGGGCCTGCTGGCAACGTTCATCACCAGAG TATCCATGGCTACGGTGTTATTCGGAGTGGTTTGGTCCATCACGCAGGACGAGTGTCTCCCTGGAGGAAACCTGTTCGGCATCATCTCCATCTTTATCTGTGCACTGAGTGGAGGAAAGCTGGTGGGGCTCGTCCGTCTGCCCCGCCTCCCACCCCTCCCTCCTCTCCTGG gtatGTTGTTAGCGGGGGTCCTCCTCAGAAACATCCCCGTGGTGACGGAGGCCGTGTACATCGACTTCAGATGGTCCGCTTCCCTCAGAAACATGGCCCTGGCCGTCATTCTGACCCGAGCCGGCCTGGGATTGGACGCCTCG GCGCTGAAGAAGCTGAAGGCGGTGTGTGTTCGCGTGGCCGTGGGTCCGTGTCTGATCGAGACCTCCACCGTGGCTCTGCTGTCTCACTTCCTCATGGGGCTTCCCTGGATCTGGGGCTTCATACTGGG GTTCGTCCTGGGCGCCGTGTCCCCCGCCGTGGTGGTCCCCTCCatgctgctgctgcagaagGACGGTTACGGGGCGGAGCAGGGCGTCCCCACGCTGTTAATGGCTGCCGGGAGCTTCGACGACGTTCTCGCCATCACAGGCTTCACCACCTGCCTCGGGATCGCCTTCGCCACCG GCTCCACCTGGTTCAACATCCTCCGAGGGTTTCTAGAGGTTTTAGGAGGCGTGGTAGTGGGCGTGGCTCTCGGCTTCTTCCTCCGTTACTTTCCCAGTGAAGACCAG aaaGCTCTGGTGCTGAAGCGCTCCTTCCTGCTGCTCGGGTTCGCCGTGTTCGCCGTGTTCGGGTCCAACATGGCCGGATTCCCCGGTTCTGGAGGACTCTGTACACTCGTCCTCTCCTTCCTCGCCGGAACCGGCTGGGACAAGAACAAG GCTCCTGTAGAGAAGGTTGTAGAGAAGGTGTGGGACGTGTTTCAGCCTCTGTTGTTTGGTCTGATTGGAGCTGAAATCCGCATCAGTGCTCTAGAACCCATTACTGTGg cCCTGGGTCTCGCCGCTCTCAGCATCGCCCTGACTGTGAGGAtcttcttcaccttcctcaTGGCGCTCTGCGCTGGCTTTAACTTTAAAGAGAAGATCTTCATCGCTCTGGCCTGGATGCCCAAAGCCACAGTTCAG GCCGCGATTGGCTCCACGGCTCTGGACATGGCACGTGTGAAGCAGGACCAGGAGCTTCAGAGTTTTGGTATGGACGTGCTGAGCGTGGCCGTGctctccatcctcatcactgctCCACTCGGAGCTCTGCTCATCGGCCTGTGTGGACCACGCCTCCTCAGGAGACCCAAGAACCCAGAGTGGG CTGTAAGTCAGGGTACTCTGTCACCATCAGATGCTCGGGTCACTTACGAGAGTGCAATCTGA
- the bdh2 gene encoding 3-hydroxybutyrate dehydrogenase type 2: MGRLDGKVIVLSAAAQGIGRAAALAFAKEGAQVIATDVNAEKLKELDGTPGIRTRVLDVTKKEEVEALAKELEQVDVLFNVAGFVHHGTILDCGESDWDFTMNLNVRSMYLMIRSFLPKMLAHKSGNIINMSSVASSMKGVVNRCVYSTSKAAVIGLTKSVAADFLQQGIRCNCICPGTVDTPSLRERIQARPDPEQAFKDFMARQRIGRMCTAEEVAHLCVYLASDESGFVTGTEHVIDGGWSL, translated from the exons ATGGGCCGACTGGATGGAAAAGTGATCGTGTTGTCTGCGGCTGCGCAGGGAATCGGCCGAGCTGCTGCTCTG gCGTTTGCTAAAGAAGGAGCTCAGGTCATCGCTACAGACGTCAACGCGGAGAAACTGAAGGAGCTGGATGGAACTCCAG GAATCAGGACCCGAGTGCTCGATGTGACTAAGAAGGAGGAAGTGGAGGCTCTGGCTAAAGAGTTGGAGCAAGTGGACGTTCTGTTTAACGTCGCAGG GTTTGTTCATCATGGTACGATCCTGGATTGTGGCGAGTCGGACTGGGACTTCACCATGAACCTGAACGTACGCAGCATGTACCTGATGATCAGATCCTTCCTGCCCAAG ATGTTGGCTCACAAGTCGGGGAACATCATAAACATGTCGTCTGTGGCCTCGAGCATGAAAG gtgtagtgaacaggtgtgtgtacagcacGTCGAAAGCGGCAGTGATCGGTCTCACCAAGTCTGTAGCTGCAGATTTCCTCCAGCAGGGGATTCGCTGTAACTGCATCTGTcctg GAACCGTAGACACTCCGTCACTCCGAGAGCGAATCCAGGCCAGACCTGATCCTGAGCAG GCGTTTAAGGACTTCATGGCGAGGCAGAGGATTGGTCGGATGTGCACCGCAGAGGAAGTTGCTCACCTGTGCGTTTATCTCGCCTCCGATGAG TCGGGGTTCGTGACCGGAACCGAACACGTCATCGACGGAGGATGGAGTCTGTGA
- the LOC124381634 gene encoding signaling lymphocytic activation molecule-like isoform X1: MVVNIVAGIRSLSSFVIICCCLLSAAGDEMVTLQEVEGTTITLHTGITGIQSDAQIVWFYGREKAEEEIVISQMFKGETFTEISERFKERLQLNRTSGALTIRNISRNHSGVYLLQVITEDLSITEDLSSRTFRVSVYAPVSTPVINVRGKRSGFSTESCSLLCSVENGEDVKLSWYRENERISITNNTDLSVPLNLPLLIQHHEKNTYICVSANPVSNKTTSLSITQLCVHNSGQSEGSALISAVVFVIILISVFVCMWLKKKKQQVPEKAEGLNYADIKVTAHSTEKVKEEELFKILQCEVKNQWCIKM; this comes from the exons ATGGTGGTGAACATTGTAGCAGGAATCAGGAGTCTCAGTAGTTTTGTCATCATTTGCTGCT GTTTACTgagtgcagctggagatgagaTGGTCACACTGCAGGAAGTGGAAGGAACCACTATAACTCTCCATACTGGGATTACTGGAATTCAGAGTGATGCTCAGATAGTTTGGTTTTATGGACGTGAGAAAGCAGAGGAAGAGATTGTGATCAGTCAGATGTTTAAAGGAGAAACCTTTACGGAAATCAGTGAGAGATTTAAAGAGAGACTGCAGCTGAACAGAACCAGCGGAGCTTTAACCATCAGGAACATCAGCAGGAACcattctggagtttatttattacaagtcATCACTGAAGATCTCTCCATCACTGAAGATCTCTCATCTAGGACTTTCAGAGTCAGTGTTTATG CTCCAGTATCAACTCCAGTAATAAATGTAAGAGGAAAAAGAAGTGGGTTCTCCACAGAGTCGTGTTCCCTCTTGTGCTCTGTGGAGAATGGAGAAGATGTGAAATTATCCTGgtacagagagaatgagagaatctCCATCACCAATAACACAGATCTCAGTGTTCCCCTCAATCTCCCACTTCTAATACAACACCATGAGAAGAACACGTATATCTGTGTGTCTGCAAACCCTGTCAGCAATAAAACTACTTCTCTCAGCATCACACAGCTCTGTGTTCACAACTCAG GACAATCTGAAGGTTCTGCACTGATATCTGCTGTAGTGTTTGTGATAATATTAatatctgtatttgtgtgtatgtggctgaaaaagaaaaagcaacaaG ttCCTGAAAAAGCTGAAGGTCTGAACTACGCTGATATAAAAGTTACAGCTCACAGCACAGAGAAAGTTAAAGAG GAGGAACTTTTCAAAATACTGCAGTGTGAAGTGAAGAACCAGTGGTGTATTAAAATGTGA
- the LOC124381634 gene encoding hepatocyte cell adhesion molecule-like isoform X2, which produces MVVNIVAGIRSLSSFVIICCCLLSAAGDEMVTLQEVEGTTITLHTGITGIQSDAQIVWFYGREKAEEEIVISQMFKGETFTEISERFKERLQLNRTSGALTIRNISRNHSGVYLLQVITEDLSITEDLSSRTFRVSVYAPVSTPVINVRGKRSGFSTESCSLLCSVENGEDVKLSWYRENERISITNNTDLSVPLNLPLLIQHHEKNTYICVSANPVSNKTTSLSITQLCVHNSGQSEVPEKAEGLNYADIKVTAHSTEKVKEEELFKILQCEVKNQWCIKM; this is translated from the exons ATGGTGGTGAACATTGTAGCAGGAATCAGGAGTCTCAGTAGTTTTGTCATCATTTGCTGCT GTTTACTgagtgcagctggagatgagaTGGTCACACTGCAGGAAGTGGAAGGAACCACTATAACTCTCCATACTGGGATTACTGGAATTCAGAGTGATGCTCAGATAGTTTGGTTTTATGGACGTGAGAAAGCAGAGGAAGAGATTGTGATCAGTCAGATGTTTAAAGGAGAAACCTTTACGGAAATCAGTGAGAGATTTAAAGAGAGACTGCAGCTGAACAGAACCAGCGGAGCTTTAACCATCAGGAACATCAGCAGGAACcattctggagtttatttattacaagtcATCACTGAAGATCTCTCCATCACTGAAGATCTCTCATCTAGGACTTTCAGAGTCAGTGTTTATG CTCCAGTATCAACTCCAGTAATAAATGTAAGAGGAAAAAGAAGTGGGTTCTCCACAGAGTCGTGTTCCCTCTTGTGCTCTGTGGAGAATGGAGAAGATGTGAAATTATCCTGgtacagagagaatgagagaatctCCATCACCAATAACACAGATCTCAGTGTTCCCCTCAATCTCCCACTTCTAATACAACACCATGAGAAGAACACGTATATCTGTGTGTCTGCAAACCCTGTCAGCAATAAAACTACTTCTCTCAGCATCACACAGCTCTGTGTTCACAACTCAG GACAATCTGAAG ttCCTGAAAAAGCTGAAGGTCTGAACTACGCTGATATAAAAGTTACAGCTCACAGCACAGAGAAAGTTAAAGAG GAGGAACTTTTCAAAATACTGCAGTGTGAAGTGAAGAACCAGTGGTGTATTAAAATGTGA